One Pseudomonas abieticivorans genomic region harbors:
- a CDS encoding lysine N(6)-hydroxylase/L-ornithine N(5)-oxygenase family protein produces MNTNLHDVIGVGFGPSNLALAIALQELAQDSGKALNAIFLDKQEHYRWHGDTLSSQSELQISFLKDLVSLRNPTSPYSFVNYLKQHGRLVDFINLGTFYPSRLEYNDYLGWVAGQFTDQAFYGEEAVRIEPELSNGAIHHLKLVSRSPQGQERVRRTRSVVISTGGTPRIPDIFTALKGDGRVFHHSRYLSAMKTLACTQGKPMRIAIIGSGQSAAEAFIDLNDTFPSVKVEMILRSSALKPADDSPFVNEIFAPDYTDLVFQQVPADREKLIREYHNTNYSVVDPNLIERIYGMLYRQKITRQPRHAVLCRQQVEAAVATEHGIELTLRDLATQQQLTHRYDAIILATGYERRSHQNLLAPLAPYLQGLEVDRNYRALASAELQAPVFLQGFCEATHGLSDTLLSVLPMRSEEIGRTLYQALNLTDSHRETKVCALASA; encoded by the coding sequence ATGAACACGAATCTGCATGATGTCATCGGCGTGGGTTTCGGCCCCTCCAACCTTGCCCTGGCCATTGCCCTGCAAGAGCTTGCGCAAGACAGCGGCAAGGCCCTGAACGCAATCTTCCTGGACAAGCAGGAGCACTACCGCTGGCACGGCGACACGCTGTCGTCGCAAAGCGAACTGCAGATCTCCTTCCTCAAGGACCTGGTGTCGCTGCGCAACCCCACCAGCCCCTACAGCTTCGTCAACTACCTCAAACAGCACGGGCGCCTGGTGGACTTCATTAACCTGGGCACGTTTTACCCCTCGCGCCTGGAGTACAACGACTACCTGGGCTGGGTCGCCGGGCAGTTTACCGACCAGGCGTTCTATGGCGAAGAGGCCGTGCGCATCGAGCCCGAGCTGAGCAACGGCGCCATCCACCACCTAAAACTGGTTTCCCGCAGCCCGCAAGGCCAGGAGCGCGTGCGGCGAACCCGCTCGGTGGTGATCAGCACCGGCGGCACCCCACGCATTCCCGACATCTTCACCGCGCTCAAGGGCGATGGCCGGGTGTTCCACCACTCGCGCTACCTCAGCGCCATGAAAACCCTGGCCTGCACCCAAGGCAAGCCGATGCGCATCGCCATCATCGGCTCCGGGCAAAGCGCCGCCGAAGCCTTCATCGACCTGAACGACACTTTCCCGTCGGTCAAGGTCGAGATGATCCTGCGCAGCTCTGCCCTCAAGCCTGCCGACGACAGCCCTTTCGTCAACGAAATCTTCGCCCCCGACTACACCGACCTCGTGTTCCAACAGGTGCCGGCAGACCGCGAAAAACTGATCCGCGAGTACCACAACACCAACTACTCGGTGGTAGACCCCAACCTGATCGAACGCATCTACGGCATGCTCTACCGCCAGAAGATCACCCGCCAACCGCGCCATGCCGTGCTGTGTCGCCAGCAAGTGGAGGCCGCCGTGGCCACCGAACACGGCATCGAACTGACCCTGCGCGACCTGGCCACCCAACAGCAGCTGACCCACCGCTACGACGCGATCATCCTGGCCACCGGCTACGAGCGCCGCAGCCACCAGAACCTGCTGGCACCGCTGGCACCCTACCTGCAGGGCCTGGAGGTAGACCGTAACTACCGCGCCCTGGCCTCGGCCGAACTGCAGGCGCCGGTGTTCCTGCAAGGCTTCTGCGAGGCCACCCATGGGCTCAGTGACACGCTGCTGTCGGTGCTGCCGATGCGCAGCGAAGAGATCGGCCGCACGCTGTACCAGGCCTTGAACCTCACCGACAGCCACCGTGAAACCAAGGTCTGCGCCCTCGCCAGCGCCTGA
- a CDS encoding cyclic peptide export ABC transporter, with protein MSQQPKSALRELFVLLRPFKYTVMSSILLGVIGGLSITILLATINRSLHAQAGLGQGVVWLFAGLCVVALASSILSDIGTNRVGQYIIAALRKELGEKVLSAPIEQIERYRSHRLIPVLTHDVDTISDFAFAFAPLAISLTVTLGCLGYLAMLSWPMFLLMLVAIALGTGAQYLARAKGIKGFLAAREAEDELQKHYNAIAGGAKELRIHRPRRQRMFSRHIQGTADRIRDTQIRSINTFVVAKTFGSMLFFVVIGLALVLQSLWPAADASVMSGFVLVLLYMKGPLEHLVGTLPIVSRAQIAFRRIAELSEQFSSPEPHLLLEDRKSQLTTLQALELREVRYAFPPVQGSAPFVLGPVNLRINQGDIVFIVGENGCGKTTLIKLLLGLYAPQQGEIRIDDQAINAQNRDDYRQLFTTIFADYYLFDDPAMGSQHVPESAETYLKRLEIAHKVSIRDGVFTTTDLSTGQRKRLALINAWLEERPVLVFDEWAADQDPTFRRVFYTELLPELKKLGKTIIVISHDDRYFDAADQLVRMEAGQVLVSEPCLA; from the coding sequence ATGTCACAGCAACCTAAAAGCGCGCTGCGGGAGTTGTTCGTCCTGCTGCGCCCGTTCAAGTACACCGTGATGAGCTCCATTCTTTTGGGCGTGATCGGTGGCTTGAGCATTACCATCCTGCTGGCCACCATCAATCGCTCGCTGCACGCCCAGGCCGGCCTGGGCCAGGGCGTGGTCTGGCTGTTTGCCGGGCTGTGCGTGGTGGCGTTGGCCAGCTCGATCCTGTCCGACATCGGCACCAACCGAGTCGGCCAATACATCATCGCGGCATTGCGCAAAGAGCTGGGTGAAAAGGTATTGTCGGCGCCCATCGAGCAGATCGAACGCTACCGCAGCCATCGGCTGATCCCGGTACTGACCCATGACGTGGATACCATCAGTGACTTTGCCTTTGCCTTCGCGCCCCTGGCCATTTCGCTGACCGTAACCCTGGGTTGCCTGGGCTACCTGGCCATGCTGTCGTGGCCGATGTTCCTGCTGATGCTGGTGGCCATCGCCCTGGGCACCGGCGCCCAGTACCTCGCCCGGGCCAAGGGCATCAAGGGTTTCCTGGCCGCACGGGAGGCCGAGGACGAACTGCAAAAGCACTACAACGCTATCGCCGGCGGCGCCAAGGAACTGCGCATCCACCGGCCACGTCGCCAGCGCATGTTCAGCCGCCATATCCAAGGCACCGCCGACCGCATTCGCGACACCCAAATTCGCTCGATCAACACCTTCGTCGTCGCCAAGACATTCGGTTCCATGCTGTTTTTTGTGGTGATAGGCCTGGCCTTGGTGTTGCAATCCCTGTGGCCTGCCGCAGACGCTTCGGTGATGAGTGGCTTCGTGCTGGTGCTGCTGTACATGAAAGGGCCGCTGGAACACCTGGTGGGCACGCTGCCTATCGTCAGCCGCGCGCAGATCGCCTTCCGCCGGATCGCCGAGCTGTCCGAACAGTTTTCCTCGCCCGAGCCACACCTGCTGCTCGAAGACCGCAAGAGCCAACTGACGACCCTGCAGGCCCTGGAGCTGCGCGAGGTGCGCTACGCGTTCCCGCCCGTGCAAGGCAGTGCGCCATTTGTACTGGGCCCGGTGAACCTGCGGATCAACCAGGGCGACATCGTATTCATCGTCGGCGAGAACGGTTGTGGCAAGACCACCCTGATCAAGCTGCTGCTAGGGCTGTATGCACCGCAACAGGGCGAGATACGCATCGACGACCAGGCCATCAATGCGCAGAACCGGGATGACTATCGCCAACTCTTCACCACGATCTTCGCCGATTACTACCTGTTCGACGACCCCGCCATGGGTTCGCAACACGTGCCCGAAAGTGCCGAAACCTACCTCAAGCGCCTGGAGATAGCCCACAAGGTCAGTATCCGCGACGGCGTGTTCACCACCACCGACCTGTCCACCGGGCAACGCAAGCGCCTGGCACTGATCAATGCATGGCTGGAAGAACGCCCGGTGTTGGTGTTCGATGAGTGGGCAGCCGACCAGGACCCGACCTTCCGGCGCGTGTTCTATACCGAGTTGCTGCCAGAGCTTAAAAAACTGGGCAAGACGATCATCGTCATCAGCCATGACGACCGCTACTTCGATGCCGCCGACCAGTTGGTGCGCATGGAGGCCGGCCAGGTGCTCGTCAGCGAGCCCTGCCTGGCCTGA
- a CDS encoding alpha/beta hydrolase, whose amino-acid sequence MSLHPDLAAFLELVEFGRATGKILPMHELSVEQARREFELSAQVLDPDPPQNITVTPLQVPTRDGARLPARLYRAPRSALEGCPVILYFHGGGYVVGSLDSHDRVCRRLALATGHAVLAPAYRLAPEYRFPTALHDAQDSADYLMAQAGALGLAADRIVLAGDSAGATLATLLALAAAQPHPPSAFKPVAQLLFYPVADASVRYGSAQAFGEGYLLESETMDWFYRHYLEREEQKHDWRVSPLLSKPAGALAPAYVSVAQYDPLHDEGLAYAQCLQRGGTAVELRVEQGLTHDFLRMSGVIDGVDGLYRAVAQWLQRQV is encoded by the coding sequence ATGTCGTTGCACCCTGATCTGGCTGCATTCCTGGAATTGGTCGAGTTTGGCCGAGCGACCGGGAAAATTTTGCCCATGCATGAACTGAGTGTCGAACAGGCCCGTCGGGAGTTCGAGCTCAGCGCTCAGGTACTGGATCCCGACCCTCCGCAGAACATCACGGTCACGCCGTTGCAGGTTCCGACCCGCGATGGTGCGCGGCTGCCGGCCAGGCTCTATCGCGCGCCCCGGAGTGCCCTGGAGGGCTGCCCGGTGATCCTCTATTTTCACGGTGGCGGTTACGTGGTGGGCAGCCTGGACTCCCATGACAGGGTGTGCCGCCGCCTGGCCCTGGCAACCGGCCATGCAGTGCTGGCGCCGGCCTATCGGCTGGCGCCCGAGTATCGCTTCCCAACGGCGTTGCACGACGCCCAGGACAGCGCCGATTACTTGATGGCGCAGGCCGGGGCCTTGGGCTTGGCCGCTGACCGCATCGTGCTGGCCGGGGACAGTGCCGGGGCCACCCTGGCGACTTTGCTGGCGCTAGCCGCCGCACAACCACACCCACCGTCTGCCTTCAAACCCGTGGCGCAGTTGTTGTTCTACCCGGTAGCGGACGCCTCGGTGCGTTACGGTTCGGCCCAGGCGTTTGGCGAGGGCTACCTGCTGGAGAGTGAAACCATGGATTGGTTCTACCGGCACTATCTGGAGCGCGAGGAGCAGAAGCACGATTGGCGGGTATCGCCACTGTTGTCCAAGCCGGCAGGGGCGTTGGCGCCCGCCTATGTCAGCGTGGCGCAGTACGACCCGCTGCACGATGAAGGCCTGGCCTATGCGCAATGTTTGCAGCGTGGCGGTACGGCGGTCGAGTTGCGGGTTGAGCAAGGCTTGACCCACGACTTTTTACGGATGTCCGGGGTGATCGACGGGGTCGATGGCTTGTATCGCGCGGTCGCCCAGTGGTTGCAGCGCCAAGTATGA